Part of the Pseudarthrobacter sp. L1SW genome, TTCACCTACAAGAGCCTGCACGCCATGAAGAAGGGCATCAAGGACTGGTGGGCGCCGCAGGGAATGTTCGAGGACCTCGGCATGAAGTACATCGGCCCCGTGGACGGCCACAACCTCCAGGCCATGGAGCATGCCCTGGCCACGGCCAAGCACTACGCCGGTCCCGTGATTGTCCATGCCATGACCGAAAAGGGCCACGGCTACGCCCCGGCACGCGCCCACGAGGCTGACCAATTCCACGCCGTCGGCATCATCGATCCCGAAACCGGCGAGCCCACCGGAACCGCGGGCGCCCAGTCCTGGACGTCCGTGTTCGCCGATGAGATCGCCGCGATCGCGGATGAGCGGAAGGACGTCGTGGGCATTACCGGCGCCATGCTCATCCCCGTGGGCCTGCACAAGTTCGCGGCCCGGCACCCGGACCGCGTGATCGACGTGGGAATCGCCGAACAGCACGCCCTCACCTCTGCCGCGGGCATGGCGTTCGGCGGCCTGCACCCGGTGGTTGCCGTGTACGCCACCTTCCTCAACCGGGCCTTCGACCAGCTCCTGATGGACGTTGCCCTCCACAAGGCAGGCGTCACCATCGTCCTTGACCGGGCCGGTGTCACGGGGCCGGACGGCGCCAGCCACCACGGCATGTGGGACATGTCCATGGTCCAGATCGTCCCGGGCCTCCACCTGGCAGCGCCGCGCGATGCCAGCCGCCTGCGTGAGGAACTCCGCGAAGCCGTGGCCATCAGCGATGCACCCACCGTGGTCCGCTTTTCCAAGGGATCGGTGGGTGCCGAAGTGGAAGCCCTTGAACGGTTGAGCGACGGCGTGGACGTACTGTCCCGCAGGCCCAGCGGCTCAACCGAGAACGATGTCCTGATCGTCAGTGTGGGCGCCATGTCCGAGCTTGCGCTGGACGTGTCCAACAGGCTTGGCGCGCAAGGCATCAGCACCACCGTGGTGGACCCGCGCTGGGTGCTTCCCGTCCCGCGCTCCATCATTGCCCTGGCGTCCCACCACCGCCTGGTCATCTGCATCGAGGACGGCGTCCGTGCCGGCGGCGTCGGTTCACGGATCCGCCAGGAAATGCGCGCAGCAGGGGTGGACACCGCCCTGAACGAGGTTGGCCTGCCGGTCGAATTCCTGGACCACGGCACCCGCGGCCAGATCCTTGAACGCGTGGGCCTTACGGCCCAGCAGATAACGCACGACGTCGTAGCGCAGGTTCTGGGGACAAAGGTCCCGTTTGCGCGTCCCCTGCCCGGCCAGCAGCACCCCACCACCGGCAGCCTTCCGATTCTGTGAGGGAAGAAGACGCACTGAAGTACCCGGGTGCGGTGGGGGAGTCCGGGCCGGCCATGCACACCACTACTACCCGGGTACCCGCGGGGCTGAAGCCGGGCCAGTTGGTGGTGTCCAGGAACAGGAAATGGAACGGCAAGGCGCACTGGGTGGTGCCCGGCCGGTACCTCGGCGAAGACCGGCACGGGTGGTGGATCTTCCAGGGCACCAATGAGTTCTGCTCCCGGCCCGGGGCGGCGTTCTACACCAAATCCGACGCCGTGCTGCTGGTTCCGCGCTCCGGCGACTGGGTTGCCACCTTCTACGACGACGCCCACCCCAACCAGGTCCGTGTGTACGTGGACCTGGCCGTGGCCCACGAGTGGACGGTCATCCGGCCCGCCGTCACCGAGTTCCACGTGATCGACATGGACCTGGACGTCATCCGCACCGCAGACCGGGGCGTGTTCATCGACGACCAGGACGAGTTCGCGGAGCACAGCGTCTCCATGCACTACCCGGACCTCCTGGTGGCGGACATCCAACGTGCAGCAGACCAGCTTTACCAGGCCGTCAAGGCGCAACAGGCTCCGTTCGACGGCACTGACGTCGCATGGTTCACAGAGGGACGAAAATGAGCGGAATTGTCAGGGTCTACAAGCGCGACGACGAGGGCACCCTCCACTTCCGGGAGGCCTGGTATGACCAGGACTACAGCCAGTTCGTCATGAACTACGGCGTGGTGGGGCACCAGAGCAAGACGGAAGAGACCGACGTGCCGGATGCGGAGGCAGCCGAGGGCCTCCTGGACGCGTTCGCGGCTCAGTGCGCGGAGGACGGCTACGCCGAAATCCCCGAGGAGGAGCAGTTCTGGGTAGTAGCCCAGTTCGCCCTCAAAACCAGGGAAGGCACGGACCGGGACCGCTACCTGGAAGAGAAAGCAACGGACGCCCTCATCAGCCACCTGGCATGGCGTGGACTGGGCACCGTGGAGCGTTCCGGGTTCACGGACTACAAGCTGAACATCTTCTGCCTCTGCCCAGAGGTGAACAAAGCCGTGAACGCCATCAAGGTCTGCAGCCGGAGTGAGGACCTGGACTTCACCAAGCTCAGCATCGGCGCCGCCCCGTACAACGAGCCTGAGAACTTCAAACTCAAGCACTCAGCCAAACCCGCCACCGGCTTCAGCCTTTAGGAGGATCCCGTGACCACGTACCGCCGCGTCGGCAGATCCGGCCTGACCGTCTCCACCGTGGGCCTGGGCTGCAACAACCTTGGCCGCGCCAACACCCCCACCGAATCCCAGGAAGCCACTGACGCCGTGGTCCATGCGGCACTCGACGCCGGAATCACCCTGTTCGACGTCGCCGACACCTACGGCCGCGAACCCGGCCTCAGCGAAACAATGCTCGGCAAGGCGCTCGGCAGCCGGCGGCCCGGCGTCGTCCTGGCCACCAAGTTCGGCATGGACATGAAAGGCGCCAGCGGGCCGGACTTCGGGGCGCGCGGCTCCCGCCGCTACATTATCCAGGCAGTGGAGGCGTCGCTGCGGCGGCTGGGCACCGACTGGATCGACCTCTACCAGTTCCACACGCCGGACCCGCTGACCCCCATTGACGAAACCCTGTCCGCCCTGGACACGCTGGTCACCAGCGGCAAGGTCCGTTACCTCGGGCACTCCAACCGGGCCGGCTGGCAGATCGCCCAGGCCGAGTACGTCGCCCGCGAACTCGGCAGCGCCCGCTTCATCTCCACCCAGAACCACTACAACCTCCTGGACCGCAGGGCGGAACTCGAGGTGACACCGGCCGCGGAGGAGTTCGGACTGGGCGTCCTGCCGTACTTCCCCCTCGCCAACGGACTGCTGACCGGCAAGTACTCGCCCGGCCACGCCCCGGAGGGCTCCAGGCTCAGCCACACGCGCACCCACCTGGTGCACGACGCCGACTGGGACCAGTTGGACAGGTTCAGCAGCTTCGCCAAGGACCGCGGCTTGAGCGAGATCCAGGTTGCCTTCTCCTGGCTGGCCGTCCAGCCCTGCGTGGCCAGCGTCATAGCGGGAGCCACCCGGCCGGAGCAGGTCCGCCAGAACGCGGAAGCAGCGGACTGGGTACCCTCCGAAAAGGACCTCGCGGAACTGGACGGCATCTTCCCCGCAGCGCCCAAGGTAGCGCTCTTCTAGGAACGCCATGACCGCCTTCCTGCTGGATGTGGACACGGGCATCGACGACGCCCTGGCCCTCGCCTACCTTGCGGCCCTGCCGGACACCGAGTTCGTCACCGTCACCGCAACCCCCGGGAACGTGGACGCGGACCAGGTGGCGCGCAACACCCTGGCACTGCTGGAACTGTGCGGACGCCCGGGAGTGGAAGTGGCCGTCGGCGCCCGCAAGCCGTTGGCCGTTCCGCTGGTGACCACCCCGGAAACGCACGGCCCGCAAGGCATCGGTTACGCCGTCCTGCCGGAACCTGAGGGCGCCGTCTCACCGCGGGACGCCGTCGACCTCTGGGTGGAACATGCCCGGGCGCGGCCGGGGGAGCTCACTGCGCTGATCACCGCACCCCTGACCAACTTCGCGCTGGCGCTCCGGCAGGAACCCAGGCTCCCCGAGCTGTTGGCGAAGGTGGTCATTATGGGCGGCAGCTTTTACCACCAGGGCAACACCACGCCCACCGCGGAGTGGAACACCCACGTGGATCCGCATGCGGCCAAGGAAGTGTACGCGGCCTTCCAGGGCCGCCCCCTGGAAGAGCTCCCCATTGTCTGTTCCCTGGACACCACCGAGCGGATGGAGCTGCACCCGGAACATGTCCGGCAGCTGGCGGAGGCCGCGGGCGCAACAGTCCCCGAGCTGGTGCAGCCCGGCCAGCCCGAGGGACAGCGCAGCGCCTCTGACAACGTGCTCATCAGGCACCTGTCCGATGCCCTGCGGTTCTACTTCGAGTTCCACCGCCATTATGACCAGGGATACCTCGCCCACGTCCACGACTACTTCGCAGCGGGCGTGGCCGCGGGCACCCTGGAGTTCGAGGCACGGCCCGCCACCGTCGACGTCGAGACCGGGTCACCGCTCCTGATGGGCACCACCGTGGCCGATTTCCGGGGCCTCTGGGGAGCGCCGCCGAACGCCCGCGTGGTCTCCACGAACCATCCGGAAGCGGCCTTCCGGGAGCTGGTGTCCGCCGTCGGGAACCTGGCCCGCCGCGTGGGCTGAGAGGGCGCCCAACAAAGGCTCCTGCCGGTAGAATTGTGCGCGGACCGGACAGGCGCAGGCTGCCTGCCGGCTGCTGCCGAGGTGACATAAGCAGCGCTCCGCCCGGCCCGGGAACACCGGGCCCTCCGTGCGCACCCTGAAGGAACTCCATGTCATCGCACTCCCTGACGTTGCCGTCCACGTCACCGGCGGCCGCCCGCAAACGCCGGCTGCTGGAAATCCTCGGCGCCGTGGCCATCGCCGGCACCTACGTCTACCTGGTCCTCAACCAGCCTGCCGACATCACCGGCGGGCCGGGCAGCGCGTCCGCCCTGATCGCCCTGTCCGGCTTCCTCATCGGAGCCGTCCTGCTGATTGTCGCCGTGCTCCCCACGTTGCCGGCCTCCACCGTGGTGCTGATCCCGGTGGCACTGGTGCTGAACATCGTGCTCGGACAGTTCGTGGGCAGCACCCTGGTGCCGTTCTACCTGGACACCATCGGCACGGTCCTCATCGCGGTGCTGGCCGGCCCGGCCGCCGGTGCAGCGACCGGTGCGCTGAGCAGCATCGTCTGGTCCTTCTTCAACCCCACTGTGCTGCCCTTCGCCGCCGGGGCTGCCCTGATCGGCTGCCTTGCCGGCCTCGCCGCCCGCCACGGGATGTTCCGGCGCTTCTATCTCGCACCGGTGGCAGGGTTCGTCACCGGCATCATCGGCGGCGTGGTGTCCGCGCCGGTGGCGGCTTTTGTCTTCGGCGGCACCTCCGGCGTAGCCACCGGTGCGATCGTCAGTGCCTTCCGGTCCATGGGCGACTCCCTCCTGGGCGCCATCACCAAACAGGCGCTCATCTCCGACCCCATGGACAAAGCGATTGTGTTCACCGTGGTGGCCATCCTGGTATACGCCCTTCCACGGCGCGCGCGGCTGCAGTTCCCGTTCATCCGCAGGCACCGCGTGCTGGCAGGCAAGACCCCCGAACAAGGCTCCTGATCCGGCGGTGCGCCTCCACCCGCTGACCTCGCTGGCAGCCGCCGGCAGCACGGCGGCCATCACGACGGCGGCAGCGTACCTGCCGCTGTCCCTTGCCGTGATTGCCACGGCAGTGGGCCTCGCAGCCTGGAGTGGTTCGGTGCGGCGGCTCCTGCCAGCGGCAGCTGCCATCCTGGTGCCGCTGTGCTTGTCGCTGCTGGTGCTGCATGGCCTGTTCTTCCCCGAAGGGGACACCGTGCTCGCCGAGTGGGGCCCTGCACGCGTCACGTCCGAAGGGCTCTCCTTCGCCCTGAACCGGGCAGCGCAGCTGGGCGCCGTTGTCCTCGCCCTCCTGGTGTTCTCCTTCAGTGTCAGCGTTCCGGACCTGGTGGCGGCGTTGTCTGTGCGCGGCGTCCAGGGCAGGTTCGCTTTCGTGCTGGCGTCCACGCTCACCCTGCTGCCGGCCATCACCTCCAGGGTGGAACGCATCCGGCAGGCCCAGGAATCCCGTGGGCTGGTGATCCGGCGCGGGCTGCTGCACCGGGTGGCGGCCTTCCGCCGCCAGGCAGTGCCGCTGGTCCTGTCCCTTGTGGAGGACGCCGGAACCCGTGCTGCGGCGCTGGAGTCCCGCGGCTTCAGCAACCCAGGACCCCGGACCAGCTACCGGGATGTGCCGGATTCCAAACCCCAGCGGGCGCTCCGCGTTGTCCTGCTGGTGGCCGCCGCGGCTGCAGTCGCCATCCGGCTTTGGCTTGCAGCGGAGGGGACCTAGGAGATGGCGGGCGCACGGGACACCCTCGAAACCGCCGGGCCGGTACTCTCGGCCGGCATCAGGACCTTCACGTTCCACGACGACGCTGCGCCCGTCCTGCACGGGATGGAGCTCGCGTTCGTCCCGGGAACGTTCACCGCAATCCTTGGGCCGTCGGGAAGCGGGAAATCCACCCTTGGCCGGCTGCTGGCCGGCTGGCTTCCGCCCGGAGGCGGGGGAACCCTCCACGGCTTCCTGGAGCTCGCGGGCACCAGGCTGCAGTTCGGCGGCAGCGGGGATCCGCGCATCAATCCCGCTGAATGGGGCCGGCACGTGGGGTTTGTTCCCCAGGACCCAGCGGCCGTCCTGTCCACGGTGCGGGCCACAGTGGCTGAGGAACTCGCGTTCGGACTCGAGAACAGGGCGGTGGAACGCGGCGCCATGAAGTCCATGGTGGAACGTACCGCCGCACTCCTGGGGCTCACGGACCTCCTGGACCACAACCCCGCCCGGCTTTCGGGCGGCCAGCTGCGCCGCCTTGCCATCGGCTGCGCCATCGTCACGGAACCGAAGGTGCTGATCATGGACGAGCCGTTCGCGTCGCTGGACAGCGCCGGAGCGGCGGGACTGGCACAGCTGGTGCGGGACCTCGTCAAGCGCGGCACCGCCGTCGTGGTCCTGAGCCAGGTGGTGGACGCGGCGCTCCTGGACGCCGGCACATGGTATGTCCTGGTGGACGGCCGGGTGGCGGCGAGCGGCACCCCTGCCGAACTGCACCAGGGCTCCGGGCTGCTGCCGTCGGGCATCCGGTCCCCCGGCAGCGCCGCGGCAGGAGATGATGCAGCCCGGCACGGACTGTCACCGCGTCCGCACCGCCAAGCCCGGGTGCAGCCTGGCGTGGCGCCGCCAGCCCCGGTGCTGGAGCTCCGCGGAGTCTCCTTCGATTACAAAGCCGGCGGCAGGAAACCCCCGCGGCATGCACGGCGGGCAGGCGCGGCGGGCGCTCCGGGCGACGCCACGCCGCACGTGCTGCAGGACGTCAGCCTGGCGGTCAACCCCGGGGAGGTCGTGGCAGTCACCGGTCCCAATGGAGCGGGGAAATCAACGCTGCTGCGGCACCTTAACGGGCTGCTGCGCCCCACCTCCGGGCAGGTCCTCGTCCATGGCTGGGACATTGCAGGGACACCGGCGG contains:
- the dxs gene encoding 1-deoxy-D-xylulose-5-phosphate synthase — its product is MGILDTIRNPQDLNELSEEQLKVLASEIREFLITNVSQTGGHLGPNLGVVELTLAVHRIFDSPRDSIVFDTGHQSYVHKLLTGRQDFSTLRQEGGLSGYPARAESEHDIVESSHASSSLSWADGISRARQLTGEGDRHVVAVVGDGALTGGMAWEAINNIAADKKRRVVIVVNDNGRSYAPTVGGFADYLASLRPTIDSFRATPAYERALDWWKKKLQSGGPVGQFTYKSLHAMKKGIKDWWAPQGMFEDLGMKYIGPVDGHNLQAMEHALATAKHYAGPVIVHAMTEKGHGYAPARAHEADQFHAVGIIDPETGEPTGTAGAQSWTSVFADEIAAIADERKDVVGITGAMLIPVGLHKFAARHPDRVIDVGIAEQHALTSAAGMAFGGLHPVVAVYATFLNRAFDQLLMDVALHKAGVTIVLDRAGVTGPDGASHHGMWDMSMVQIVPGLHLAAPRDASRLREELREAVAISDAPTVVRFSKGSVGAEVEALERLSDGVDVLSRRPSGSTENDVLIVSVGAMSELALDVSNRLGAQGISTTVVDPRWVLPVPRSIIALASHHRLVICIEDGVRAGGVGSRIRQEMRAAGVDTALNEVGLPVEFLDHGTRGQILERVGLTAQQITHDVVAQVLGTKVPFARPLPGQQHPTTGSLPIL
- a CDS encoding DUF402 domain-containing protein, which codes for MREEDALKYPGAVGESGPAMHTTTTRVPAGLKPGQLVVSRNRKWNGKAHWVVPGRYLGEDRHGWWIFQGTNEFCSRPGAAFYTKSDAVLLVPRSGDWVATFYDDAHPNQVRVYVDLAVAHEWTVIRPAVTEFHVIDMDLDVIRTADRGVFIDDQDEFAEHSVSMHYPDLLVADIQRAADQLYQAVKAQQAPFDGTDVAWFTEGRK
- a CDS encoding aldo/keto reductase, whose amino-acid sequence is MTTYRRVGRSGLTVSTVGLGCNNLGRANTPTESQEATDAVVHAALDAGITLFDVADTYGREPGLSETMLGKALGSRRPGVVLATKFGMDMKGASGPDFGARGSRRYIIQAVEASLRRLGTDWIDLYQFHTPDPLTPIDETLSALDTLVTSGKVRYLGHSNRAGWQIAQAEYVARELGSARFISTQNHYNLLDRRAELEVTPAAEEFGLGVLPYFPLANGLLTGKYSPGHAPEGSRLSHTRTHLVHDADWDQLDRFSSFAKDRGLSEIQVAFSWLAVQPCVASVIAGATRPEQVRQNAEAADWVPSEKDLAELDGIFPAAPKVALF
- a CDS encoding nucleoside hydrolase, encoding MTAFLLDVDTGIDDALALAYLAALPDTEFVTVTATPGNVDADQVARNTLALLELCGRPGVEVAVGARKPLAVPLVTTPETHGPQGIGYAVLPEPEGAVSPRDAVDLWVEHARARPGELTALITAPLTNFALALRQEPRLPELLAKVVIMGGSFYHQGNTTPTAEWNTHVDPHAAKEVYAAFQGRPLEELPIVCSLDTTERMELHPEHVRQLAEAAGATVPELVQPGQPEGQRSASDNVLIRHLSDALRFYFEFHRHYDQGYLAHVHDYFAAGVAAGTLEFEARPATVDVETGSPLLMGTTVADFRGLWGAPPNARVVSTNHPEAAFRELVSAVGNLARRVG
- a CDS encoding ECF transporter S component — its product is MSSHSLTLPSTSPAAARKRRLLEILGAVAIAGTYVYLVLNQPADITGGPGSASALIALSGFLIGAVLLIVAVLPTLPASTVVLIPVALVLNIVLGQFVGSTLVPFYLDTIGTVLIAVLAGPAAGAATGALSSIVWSFFNPTVLPFAAGAALIGCLAGLAARHGMFRRFYLAPVAGFVTGIIGGVVSAPVAAFVFGGTSGVATGAIVSAFRSMGDSLLGAITKQALISDPMDKAIVFTVVAILVYALPRRARLQFPFIRRHRVLAGKTPEQGS
- a CDS encoding energy-coupling factor transporter transmembrane component T, giving the protein MRLHPLTSLAAAGSTAAITTAAAYLPLSLAVIATAVGLAAWSGSVRRLLPAAAAILVPLCLSLLVLHGLFFPEGDTVLAEWGPARVTSEGLSFALNRAAQLGAVVLALLVFSFSVSVPDLVAALSVRGVQGRFAFVLASTLTLLPAITSRVERIRQAQESRGLVIRRGLLHRVAAFRRQAVPLVLSLVEDAGTRAAALESRGFSNPGPRTSYRDVPDSKPQRALRVVLLVAAAAAVAIRLWLAAEGT
- a CDS encoding ABC transporter ATP-binding protein; amino-acid sequence: MAGARDTLETAGPVLSAGIRTFTFHDDAAPVLHGMELAFVPGTFTAILGPSGSGKSTLGRLLAGWLPPGGGGTLHGFLELAGTRLQFGGSGDPRINPAEWGRHVGFVPQDPAAVLSTVRATVAEELAFGLENRAVERGAMKSMVERTAALLGLTDLLDHNPARLSGGQLRRLAIGCAIVTEPKVLIMDEPFASLDSAGAAGLAQLVRDLVKRGTAVVVLSQVVDAALLDAGTWYVLVDGRVAASGTPAELHQGSGLLPSGIRSPGSAAAGDDAARHGLSPRPHRQARVQPGVAPPAPVLELRGVSFDYKAGGRKPPRHARRAGAAGAPGDATPHVLQDVSLAVNPGEVVAVTGPNGAGKSTLLRHLNGLLRPTSGQVLVHGWDIAGTPAGNVARSVGLLFQQPRDQLFERTVLREVRFGLDRIFPPAETDRRALEALATVGLAGAAGEHPAELPASSQRLLALAAVLARRPAVLALDEPTVALDGEGLALLDAAVRAAAGEGAAVVLVTHDLAYAREMADRIVGLEGGRLAG